In a single window of the Patagioenas fasciata isolate bPatFas1 chromosome 22, bPatFas1.hap1, whole genome shotgun sequence genome:
- the IGFBP4 gene encoding insulin-like growth factor-binding protein 4, giving the protein MGRIKPPPPRSRRQPSAASSGPERGRGAARSGAAMRGAAGRALPLLLLLLLLLAAAAGPVGGEEAIQCPPCSEERLARCKAPQGCAELVREPGCGCCATCALGRGTACGVYTARCGAGLRCYPPRGVPRPLHTLMHGQGICTDLADVEAIQESLHPPEKEEIDHPNNSFSPCSIHDRKCLQKHQAKRVNNGNKMRNSGSPYHREETRPIAQGSCQSELHRALERLAASQTRTHEDLYVIPIPNCDRNGNFHPKQCHPALDGQRGKCWCVDRKTGVKLPGFLELKGDLDCHQLADSM; this is encoded by the exons ATGGGCCGCATAAAGCCGCCGCCGCCCCGATCCCGCCGCCAGCCCAGCGCCGCCAGCAGCGGGCCGGAgcgcgggcgcggagcggcgcggagcggggccgccatgcgcggggccgccgggcgcgctctgccgctgctgctgctgctgctgctgctgctggcggcggcggcggggccggtgggCGGCGAGGAGGCGATCCAGTGCCCGCCGTGCTCGGAGGAGCGGCTGGCGCGGTGCAAAGCGCCGCAGGGCTGCGCGGAGCTGGTGCGGGAACCCGGCTGCGGCTGCTGCGCAACCTGCGCGCTCGGCCGCGGGACCGCTTGCGGCGTCTACACCGCCCGCTGCGGCGCCGGGTTGCGCTGCTACCCCCCGCGGGGGGTGCCCCGGCCCCTGCACACCCTCATGCACGGCCAGGGCATCTGCACCGACCTGGCCGACGTCGAGGCCATCCAGGAGAGTCTCCATCCCCCAG AGAAGGAGGAGATCGACCACCCCAACAACAGCTTCAGCCCCTGCAGCATCCACGACCGCAAGTGCCTGCAGAAGCACCAGGCCAAGCGGGTCAACAACGGCAACAAGATGCGCAACAGTGGGAGCCCGTACCACCGCGAGGAGACGCGGCCCATA GCACAAGGCTCGTGCCAGAGTGAGCTGCACCGGGCGCTGGAGCGGCTGGCGGCCTCGCAGACCCGCACGCACGAGGACCTGTACGTCATCCCCATCCCCAACTGCGACCGCAACGGCAACTTCCACCCCAAGCAG TGTCACCCGGCACTGGACGGGCAGCGGGGCAAATGCTGGTGCGTGGACCGCAAGACGGGGGTGAAGCTGCCGGGCTTCCTGGAGCTGAAAGGGGACTTGGACTGTCACCAGCTGGCAGACAGCATGTGA